In Salinarimonas sp., a genomic segment contains:
- a CDS encoding diguanylate cyclase, with amino-acid sequence MTATVHTSDIRDHATAPQAGVVLAAFEELATPDGRAPVDVLFDRLDDATADAVELLEPWGENDWFYLRFGPAVTATYGLDMAGRLVSEMPDPAAQVYRTLLDRVRQERRPMLAVHESLAVQRVKTWERLILPCRAPCGGDRIATYVAPRCSREDLLTAVLEASQDGIMSVRAVRDPQGRIVDAVIVTANQQASEYSGHPVWRLVHGSFKALFPGLVARRVWDRCVRVIEERATERFEINISHRRLDTWLRVTIVPLEDGFVISFCDVTDLKYALIEAECSREELAAEMEQRRALEEELRRLSHTDELTQALNRRGFDAALKRELALSERYERPFSLVAVDIDHFKRINDVYGHAAGDRVLRAVSDLLRGAMRADADVLGRVGGEEFVLLLPATRKEGAMALAERVRERLARESFEICGETISITGSFGVAEGERGACEDDVLRAADAALYAAKRSGRNRVCLARPSAEVMRPSALAG; translated from the coding sequence ATGACTGCGACCGTCCACACGAGCGATATTCGCGACCATGCGACGGCGCCGCAAGCCGGCGTCGTCCTCGCCGCCTTCGAGGAGCTCGCGACCCCTGACGGACGCGCGCCGGTCGACGTCCTGTTCGACCGTCTCGACGACGCGACCGCCGACGCCGTCGAGCTGCTCGAGCCGTGGGGCGAGAACGACTGGTTCTACCTGCGATTCGGCCCGGCGGTGACGGCGACCTACGGCCTCGACATGGCCGGGCGGCTCGTCTCGGAGATGCCGGATCCGGCGGCGCAGGTCTACCGCACGCTGCTCGACCGCGTTCGCCAGGAGCGCCGACCGATGCTCGCGGTGCACGAATCGCTCGCCGTCCAGCGGGTGAAGACCTGGGAGCGCCTGATCCTGCCCTGCCGCGCGCCCTGCGGCGGCGACCGTATCGCCACCTACGTCGCCCCCCGCTGCTCGCGCGAGGACCTGCTCACCGCCGTGCTCGAGGCCTCGCAGGACGGCATCATGAGCGTGCGCGCCGTGCGCGACCCGCAGGGGCGCATCGTCGACGCGGTGATCGTGACGGCGAACCAGCAGGCCTCCGAATATTCCGGCCATCCGGTCTGGCGGCTGGTGCACGGCTCCTTCAAGGCGCTCTTCCCCGGCCTCGTGGCGCGCCGGGTCTGGGATCGCTGCGTGCGCGTGATCGAGGAGCGCGCCACCGAGCGCTTCGAGATCAACATCTCGCACCGGCGCCTCGACACCTGGCTGCGGGTGACGATCGTGCCGCTCGAGGACGGCTTCGTCATCTCCTTCTGCGACGTGACGGACCTCAAATACGCGCTGATCGAGGCGGAATGCTCGCGCGAGGAGCTCGCCGCCGAGATGGAGCAGCGGCGCGCGCTGGAGGAGGAGCTGCGGCGGCTCTCGCATACCGACGAGCTGACCCAGGCGCTCAACCGCCGCGGCTTCGATGCGGCCCTCAAGCGGGAACTCGCCCTGTCCGAGCGCTACGAGCGGCCGTTCTCGCTGGTCGCCGTCGACATCGACCACTTCAAGCGCATCAACGACGTCTACGGACACGCCGCCGGCGATCGCGTGCTGCGGGCCGTGTCCGACCTCCTGCGCGGCGCCATGCGCGCCGACGCCGACGTGCTCGGGCGCGTCGGCGGCGAGGAATTCGTGCTGCTCCTGCCCGCGACCCGGAAGGAGGGCGCGATGGCGCTCGCCGAGCGCGTGCGCGAGCGCCTCGCCCGCGAGAGCTTCGAGATCTGCGGCGAGACGATCTCCATCACGGGGTCGTTCGGCGTGGCGGAGGGCGAGCGCGGCGCCTGCGAGGACGACGTGCTGCGCGCCGCCGACGCGGCGCTCTACGCCGCCAAGCGCTCCGGCCGCAACCGCGTCTGCCTGGCGCGCCCCTCCGCCGAGGTGATGCGCCCGAGCGCGCTCGCGGGATGA